The proteins below come from a single uncultured delta proteobacterium genomic window:
- a CDS encoding exported hypothetical protein (Evidence 5 : No homology to any previously reported sequences) — protein MKGNSTQRAMPAIISLFAMLWIMFMAMPAFAAQEGIRFEKRRITDPQFGGAVAATVNVPQGWILEGKADWNFQNVFKPAYVGYVVKSPADDAWFTFSGPYVAACYFSQSPNSGNEAQQQGRLLVPPMKPEDLIKMTLENDRAISGVKIVRVDKLAGNAANREKQRRDILGQLQGAGAGLDYQVDEALASVTFTKNGVAWEAMFYASARYLTGNGPYGQYCAWDAGPFVGFQAHAGKLKDYEKILAAICGGSTLDPVWVQSMDTIGNQLVQQRIASAHQAAMAAQRAAQATYAQAQRNRSAITSRSESNSRVMSGWTDAITGTDRWNGGGESHSAPTGYNHGWRDSSGNTYYTNDSTFNPNHSSNFSGDWSQMKKAPW, from the coding sequence ATGAAGGGAAACAGCACTCAACGCGCCATGCCGGCCATCATCTCGCTTTTTGCGATGCTATGGATCATGTTCATGGCGATGCCGGCGTTCGCGGCACAGGAAGGCATACGGTTCGAGAAACGCCGGATAACCGACCCGCAATTCGGCGGCGCGGTGGCCGCCACGGTGAACGTGCCGCAGGGGTGGATTCTCGAAGGCAAGGCTGACTGGAATTTCCAGAACGTCTTTAAGCCGGCATATGTCGGCTACGTCGTCAAATCTCCGGCGGACGACGCCTGGTTCACCTTTAGCGGGCCGTATGTGGCCGCGTGCTATTTCAGCCAATCGCCGAACTCCGGAAATGAAGCGCAGCAGCAGGGCCGCCTGCTTGTGCCGCCCATGAAACCGGAAGACCTGATCAAAATGACGTTGGAAAACGACAGGGCCATTTCCGGCGTAAAGATTGTGCGCGTGGACAAACTCGCCGGCAATGCCGCGAACAGGGAAAAACAGCGCCGGGATATTCTCGGCCAGTTGCAAGGCGCGGGAGCCGGGCTTGATTATCAGGTCGATGAAGCGCTCGCGTCTGTGACGTTCACGAAAAACGGCGTCGCCTGGGAGGCGATGTTTTACGCGTCCGCGCGCTATCTCACCGGCAACGGGCCGTACGGGCAATATTGCGCCTGGGATGCCGGGCCGTTCGTCGGGTTTCAGGCGCACGCCGGAAAACTCAAAGACTACGAAAAAATCCTGGCCGCGATCTGCGGCGGTTCCACCTTGGACCCGGTTTGGGTTCAATCCATGGATACCATCGGCAACCAACTCGTGCAGCAGCGGATAGCCTCCGCGCATCAGGCGGCCATGGCGGCCCAGCGGGCCGCGCAGGCGACATACGCGCAGGCGCAAAGAAACCGTTCCGCCATCACCAGCCGGAGCGAATCGAACTCCAGGGTTATGAGCGGCTGGACAGACGCCATAACCGGCACCGACAGGTGGAACGGCGGCGGCGAGAGTCATTCCGCCCCTACAGGATACAACCACGGCTGGCGGGATTCGAGCGGCAATACATATTATACCAACGACTCGACCTTCAACCCGAACCACTCCTCGAACTTCTCCGGCGACTGGTCGCAGATGAAAAAGGCTCCGTGGTAA
- a CDS encoding putative Beta-lactamase (Evidence 3 : Function proposed based on presence of conserved amino acid motif, structural feature or limited homology; Product type pe : putative enzyme), which translates to MTRRIFLPLPALCLLLLLPLSLLAAPAKTSRAATAPASQPAPATPIAPVQAQPAQAVPQRIQPEAAFALMAAEAEKGSGNAMLTLGRFYEQGVGVARNYTKAMEWYEKAAKAGQAEGWYNLGVCYEIGMGVTADAGKAVQSYQKAADMGLALAMYKLSSVYISGTGAAKDPAKGVGYLEKAANAGMAVAANDLGAIYLSGLLGQKKDEKKALAMFTKAADLGNLEAVKNIAVMHKDGVGTKADPVAAYTWYLIARRGGYAGEDIARMLGLLEGSLTLAQAQKAQKDADAWIESYVKRQAGEK; encoded by the coding sequence ATGACGAGACGAATCTTTCTTCCCCTGCCGGCACTGTGCCTGCTCCTATTGCTTCCGCTTTCTTTGCTCGCGGCCCCGGCAAAAACATCCAGAGCGGCCACCGCTCCGGCTTCACAGCCCGCGCCTGCCACGCCGATCGCGCCGGTCCAGGCGCAACCGGCGCAGGCCGTGCCGCAGCGCATCCAGCCGGAAGCGGCCTTCGCCCTCATGGCCGCCGAAGCGGAAAAGGGCAGCGGCAACGCCATGCTCACCCTGGGCCGCTTTTACGAGCAGGGCGTGGGCGTGGCCCGAAACTATACGAAAGCCATGGAATGGTACGAAAAGGCGGCCAAGGCCGGGCAAGCCGAGGGCTGGTACAACTTGGGCGTCTGCTATGAAATCGGCATGGGCGTGACCGCCGACGCGGGCAAAGCCGTGCAGAGCTACCAGAAGGCCGCCGACATGGGGCTGGCCCTGGCCATGTACAAGCTCTCGTCCGTGTACATTTCCGGTACGGGCGCGGCCAAAGACCCGGCCAAGGGCGTCGGGTATCTGGAAAAGGCCGCCAACGCGGGCATGGCCGTGGCCGCCAACGATCTGGGCGCCATCTACCTCTCCGGCCTGCTGGGGCAGAAGAAAGACGAGAAAAAGGCCCTGGCCATGTTCACCAAAGCGGCGGACCTGGGCAACCTGGAAGCGGTGAAAAACATCGCGGTCATGCACAAGGACGGCGTGGGCACGAAAGCTGACCCGGTCGCGGCCTACACCTGGTATCTGATCGCCCGTCGCGGCGGCTACGCCGGAGAGGATATCGCCCGCATGCTCGGCCTGCTGGAAGGCTCGCTCACCCTCGCCCAGGCGCAGAAAGCGCAGAAGGACGCCGACGCCTGGATTGAAAGCTACGTCAAGCGGCAGGCCGGCGAAAAATAA